The genomic DNA aaaaattaGTTTGTATattgtttttaatttttataAAGGAAACACTATATTCCTATTTTCAACACCAGCTGGAGTTTAACATGCCTCTCCTTATCCTTtgattttacttttatcaTATAAAGATGGCAGTTTAGATTTTTCATGGTGATATGTATGTTCTAAAAAAGGATCAAAAGAATCACTACAATAAATAAGGTTTatgtttacttttttattgagacaatattttttcaattagaTCCTTGTAGTGTAAAAGTAGCAATAACCATTTAGCATGGATGGATATTAAATTTCCACCACATTCAGAGATGACCAATGTTGATGCTCAATTATCAAAATTAATGCTATAAATCCAACTATTGGTCACAATGTTAATAGAAATAATAACTTAGTCACATATTGAATAACTTAATACAGCTCCAAATTTGCACGTAAAATCCTTCTGTGtggtgtttttttttttttgattaaATTGTGGTATGAACAGAGGGAAATTGAAACGCTTCTATGCATCATAtaactgaaaaatataatatcattttgaaattgctattctttttcaagtttcCCAAAGATTTACTAGTGAAATTTAATAATTGATGAATATCTCCTGATAAATAATCATCTTATTTGAAGggaaaatattattgttataCCAATCAAGAACTAAATGAACAAATAAACTTTACTAtacattcaaaaaaaatctgacATAAGTTTTTGACGGAAAAAAACTGCAACCTAGTTATATTTCATACTGTAGTAAAATATATGACTTTTCTGTTGACGTAAGGCATTGCAATCTAGCTTATTAGTCATAATGTAGTATGATTATTGGACattcttatatattattataaaagtaACATACATATCATTGTATCCTCTTGATGAGATACAATCCATTCTTATATGTAATATGTACTATTGTCTTATTACTGCACCCCTTTTGACTAATAGCGATTAGTCATCTCGTGAATAATTATAAATTAGTCATACTTCTTTAATTAGCATATTTTAACATTTCCTTACAAGATATTTAGAAGATATTTACATAAGATTGCTAGTATTCATGCGTGAGGCCAATTTATTTCTCATCTCTCTCTCCGATAATATATAActttaataatattaaaagATTACTTATTATGTGTAATGGTAAGATTATTATAAATGCTCATAGCACCATGAAAACATTGTATACAAATACATTTAAAATTTGAGAACCTATTCTTGTACTATGTAAATACACACataattattatcatcaatatcatttGAAAGTAACTATAACCGTTTTTGATTATGAGGTAAttatttacaaaaaatagCACTTTATACAAGAGTATATTGTCACACCTAATAAATTTTGACGAAAATctctaataatagaaaacaACTTACATCCTGAGAGAACGGCAAAATGAAAACCCATCAATCTCTAATAAGAATagagaagaaagtttttcgTCACATTTTACTCTAGATCATTATACACGATTATATGATTATCATTGTCATAAGAGCATATAAGAGAAGGTTCAATAATTTTTAATACATTATAATATAAGCTAGACCGTATTTCTCTACGAGAAAATTGTTTAAAAAGGTAGGCGAGGACATTATCTATCAGTACAAACATCTTAGTAGTGTCTGAGGAGAGGGTTGATTgtttatgtatttttgcgaaatatatatatatattctacacagatatatacatatttgtttttcgggctcattctttcttctttgccaGAGGCTCACCGCTCAAGAGGTCCGCTAATTCTGGAGCgattgttattgttttttcttttcttcttctattcGAAACCcagtttttgatttgaatGCGAGATAAACTGGTATTCTTCATTAGATTCTCTAGGCCCTTGGTATCTAGATATGGGTTCTCGATGTTCTTTGCAAACCAACTTTCTAGTATTCggacattttcttttgtaaaCCGGTGTCCTCTGTAAGGTTTAGTACTTTTGTTTATCATATCTTGAGTTACCACATTAAATACCAACCCATCCGCCgatttatttttctgtGTAAGTTGATAATTACTTCTATCGTTTTCTATGCTGCGCATTTCTTTGAGTAATACAGTAATGGTAGTAGTGAGTTGAGATGTTGTTTGCAACAACTTCTTCTCCTCATCACTAATCTTACGGTTTTTGTTGGCCCTAGATAAGAATCCTAATATATCCCTTaattcaacttcttcttctgttgttACACTCTCTGGTAACTTAGGTAAATTACAGCAAATAGAAAAGAGCTTTTTATTCttgattttgttctttcGGGAAAACTTTATAAAACAtccaaaaaggaaaagtgAAACAATACATCTCCttgaatcaaagaaaagcaagaagACCAACATGGATGATATTTGTAGTATAGCTGAAAACATAAACAAAACTCTGTTTAATATTCTAGGTACTGAGATTGATGAAATCAATCTCAATACTAATAACCTTTATAATGTATGTTCTCATTTCAAAGATAGTGTTTGAATTATTTTACTAACAATAGTTTAGTTTATAATGGAAAGTAATTTGACCAAAGTAGAACAACACACGTTGCACAAGAATATTTCTAGCAACAGGTTAGAAATATATCACGAcatcaaaagagaaaagaatccaaaaggaaaatcatcaatatcacCCCAAGCACGGGCATTTTTAGAACAGGTTtttagaagaaaacagagtCTAAattccaaagaaaaagaagaagttgcaAAGAAATGTGGTATTACTCCACTTCAAGTAAGAGTTTGGGTATGTATCATGAGAATAAAAATCTAATATATCATATACTAACAATTTGTAGTTCATAAATAAACGTATGAGATCTAAATAAATTCGTTTTCAATGATTAAAATTGCATAGTTGGATTTTTCTTCTAGCTTCAGCTTTCCGCAACAGTATAATTTTATAAACCCTGGTTTTGGTTTTGTAGAGTGGTTGACGAATAATTATGCTGAAGTACGTGGTGACGGATATTGGGAAGATGTGTTTGTACATTTGGCCTTATAGAGTGTGGTCGTGGCGGAGGTTGTTTATCTTTCGAGTACTGAATGTTGTCAGTATAGCTATCCTATTTGAAAATCCCCGTTGCCTTGGTCTTGTTCCCAATGTTTGTTTATATACTCATATTGCTATGTGTTTATAGGAATGtgattttttatataataaacaatagaaacatcttttttataatttcGTACTAATATATTGAATACATTTTTACATAAAAGATTTTAACTCTAGTCAAATGGATAGGTTCTCTAGAATATATGTATTCTATACTATCCTTAACGTTCCGTTTTTAGATAATACATCACACTTTCCGTATTTAGTGATCtttgttttattatattttgttttgattttctaactttaaaaagtaaatatctaaatgaaaaaaatcagaaaaaaaatgttggaaGATTAACTAGGAATTTTAATATataattgttggaatgaaaacttcaagtatattctatatatctcttttatataatttatGAAAGAACGACTTGTTCCTACTTATTACAATTTACaaaaactactaattatcaacgTTTTTATAAACAATGGaattccaacaattatctcagTAATATAGTGAGTTATTTTCAAACAGGATTATGCGAGCACCTTCTTAGGTAATTCGCAAAATATACCATTGATTAGTGTCATCTCCACATTAGTTGTCATTTGACAATCTAACACCTATAAataattaaagaagaagtgaaaatgtttattagttgttggaataagtgattactactatacacctattcgtataaattggattaagttattgcaactatacgtcttcgtataaattgaagtagaaaaattctaataatagaatttactgcagtaatgagataaagatctattaattgatcagaacttattatataagaagatgagttatcaccaaattcttatcatcaacactctgatttatgtctgaacctttgggtttaatataaccaatccGCGTGTGTTTgatatacctctcttatatagattaagaaggaacgacgattcttaattattacaacttactaaacaactaattatcaacatgaattatgtctgaaccataggttttaatataaccaatcagcgtgtgtttgATATACatctcttatatagaataaGAAAGAACGACTTCTCCTTAATTGTTAAAtattactaaacaactaattatcaacactGTAAAACATGCTTGAGTCTTTTGAGGTAATTGTCAAAAAAGATGAGCCGGATAATGGTGGCacaaattttttacatatgaaaaaaactttttactGCCTTTGGCTTCCTTCCAATCTCACTGCAAAGTACTAGTGaactttttgatatttgaaGCGTCTCAGTGCTTTTAATTTCGCAAGCATATGACGGTGGACGCCATATGCGCGGACACAAcagtaaaaaaatgcttccAATCGGAGTTGAACCGATGATCTCCACATTACTAGTGTGGCGCCTTACCAACTTGGCCATAGAAGCCCAATTACATGAGAAAATGTCCTGAGGTGAAACCTTATAGCACACGTTAGCACTAACAACTGTTGTAGatgaaaacatcaaaaattACTTAAAAGGGTAATTATTAATGTCACCTTAAACGAACTTAGGCACTCTACCCAAagtagtaataataactgttgataattcttgataattagttgtttagtaagttgcaataattaagaataagtcgttcttttttattctatataagagaggtatataaagcACACGCTAATTGGTTATATTTGAGATGAtggtggagtttgatgtaattgttgagattccattttttaataaggcaataatattaggtatgtagatatactagaagttctcctcggggATTTaagaatccataaaagggaatctgcaattctacacaattctataaacattattaccatcgttttatatgttgttattcattgatcctattacattatcaatccttgcgtttcagcttccactaatttggacgactatttctcatcatttgcgtcatcttctaacaccgtatatgataatataccaGTAACGTaactactagttagtagatgatagttgatttatattacaacactATTCGCTTACTATGTTTTGTTCAATATAAACAACATCGGAAATTTGACTAACTAGTTAATAACCCAATGGTGGAGATATTACCCCCATAAACCAACCgatctttgaagaaagatgaaaaaaataattgcTTCTATCTGATTAGAAATATTAATGCTTGCTATGAGATATCCAGCTTATTGTTCAACACCCAAAAACATCTCCTTTTTACGTAGATAGATACCATTAACTAACACCAACTGTACCATTTTATTTATGGCCAAGAGAAAATTGTCAGATGCCTATAACCAAATGTTTTCATAATGCTTCAGATTATTATCAGTAGAACTGAAAGACTGCCTGAAATCCTTACTGGTAATAATTAATTTCATAACAGCAGGAAATACCTAACCAACTGTATCTTTATTTCTCGATTCACTCCGGTGGTGCGTGTCAGACAAatgttattattctttcaagTTTGGTAGGATTGGTAACAAGACATGAGTCAAACATTAGAGATTGAGAAAAATACTGTTCAGCCtaattttatcaaa from Saccharomyces mikatae IFO 1815 strain IFO1815 genome assembly, chromosome: 3 includes the following:
- the HMRA1 gene encoding Hmra1p (HMR locus; HMRa1 gene), whose protein sequence is MDDICSIAENINKTLFNILGTEIDEINLNTNNLYNFIMESNLTKVEQHTLHKNISSNRLEIYHDIKREKNPKGKSSISPQARAFLEQVFRRKQSLNSKEKEEVAKKCGITPLQVRVWFINKRMRSK